A window of the Yersinia rochesterensis genome harbors these coding sequences:
- the lrp gene encoding leucine-responsive transcriptional regulator Lrp: protein MIDNKKRPGKELDRIDRNILNELQKDGRISNVELSKRVGLSPTPCLERVRRLERQGFIHGYTALLNPQYLDASLLVIVEITLNRGAPDVFEQFNTAVKNLEEIQECHLVSGDFDYLLKTRVPDMSAYRTLLGETLLRLPGVNDTRTYVVMEEVKQSNRLVIKTR from the coding sequence ATGATAGATAACAAAAAACGCCCGGGGAAAGAGCTTGATCGTATAGATCGTAACATCCTGAATGAATTACAAAAGGATGGGCGTATCTCTAACGTTGAGCTTTCAAAACGAGTAGGGTTGTCACCAACACCATGTCTGGAACGGGTTCGCCGCTTAGAGCGTCAGGGCTTCATTCATGGCTATACTGCACTGCTTAATCCACAGTATTTGGATGCATCACTGCTGGTTATCGTTGAGATTACTCTGAATCGTGGCGCTCCGGATGTGTTTGAGCAATTTAATACCGCTGTAAAAAATCTTGAGGAAATTCAAGAGTGTCACCTGGTTTCCGGTGATTTCGACTATTTGTTGAAAACTCGTGTACCTGACATGTCTGCTTACCGTACATTACTCGGTGAGACCTTGCTTCGCCTACCGGGAGTCAACGACACCCGCACTTATGTTGTCATGGAAGAAGTGAAGCAGAGTAACCGCCTTGTTATTAAAACGCGGTAA
- the trxB gene encoding thioredoxin-disulfide reductase — protein sequence MSTAKHSKLIILGSGPAGYTAAVYAARANLSPVLITGMEKGGQLTTTTDVENWPGDPEGLTGPALMERMHAHAEKFQTEILFDHINKVDLQNRPFRLFGDGAEYTCDALIIATGASARYLGMESEEAFKGKGVSACATCDGFFYRNQKVAVVGGGNTAVEEALYLANIAEEVHLIHRRDSFRSEKILIDRLMEKVKNGNIVLHTDRTLDEVLGDNMGVTGVRLKSTKNSETEELAVAGVFIAIGHSPNTAIFGDQLALENGYIKVQSGIQGNATQTSIPGVFAAGDVMDHIYRQAITSAGTGCMAALDAERYLDGLVNDK from the coding sequence ATGAGCACCGCAAAACATAGCAAATTGATTATTTTGGGTTCTGGTCCTGCGGGTTATACCGCAGCAGTTTATGCGGCACGTGCCAACCTGAGTCCTGTATTGATTACCGGAATGGAAAAAGGCGGTCAATTGACCACCACCACCGATGTCGAAAACTGGCCGGGTGATCCAGAAGGTCTCACCGGCCCGGCGCTGATGGAACGGATGCATGCACATGCAGAAAAATTCCAAACAGAAATTCTGTTCGACCACATCAATAAAGTCGACTTACAGAACCGTCCATTCCGCCTATTTGGTGATGGTGCTGAATACACTTGCGATGCACTGATCATTGCAACTGGCGCATCTGCACGTTATCTCGGGATGGAATCAGAAGAAGCATTCAAGGGCAAAGGGGTTTCCGCCTGTGCAACTTGTGATGGTTTCTTCTATCGTAACCAAAAAGTTGCCGTGGTCGGCGGTGGCAATACTGCCGTTGAAGAAGCGCTGTATCTGGCAAATATTGCCGAGGAAGTTCACCTGATTCACCGCAGGGATAGCTTCCGCTCAGAAAAAATCCTGATCGACCGTCTGATGGAAAAAGTGAAGAACGGCAATATTGTGCTCCATACTGATCGCACTTTGGATGAAGTGCTGGGGGACAATATGGGCGTCACTGGCGTACGTCTGAAGTCCACCAAAAACAGCGAAACTGAAGAGTTAGCGGTAGCCGGTGTATTCATTGCTATTGGTCATAGCCCTAACACCGCCATTTTTGGTGATCAATTAGCACTGGAAAATGGTTATATTAAAGTGCAGTCCGGTATTCAGGGCAATGCAACACAAACCTCAATTCCTGGTGTGTTTGCTGCGGGTGATGTTATGGATCATATCTATCGCCAGGCAATCACCTCCGCTGGCACCGGCTGTATGGCCGCGCTGGATGCAGAACGCTATCTGGATGGATTAGTTAACGACAAATAA